The following are from one region of the Tenacibaculum dicentrarchi genome:
- a CDS encoding pyruvate dehydrogenase complex dihydrolipoamide acetyltransferase translates to MATIINMPRLSDTMEEGVVASWLKNVGDRIEEGDILAEIETDKATMEFESFHEGVLLHIGVQEGESAPVDTLLAIIGEQGEDITALLNGGAAAPQIEEAPKAETTSNEEVAVKSEVVAMPAGAIVINMPRLSDTMEEGTVASWLKNVGDKVEEGDILAEIETDKATMEFESFNEGVLLHIGVQEGEAAPVDTLLAIIGKEGTDVATVLDALNSGNTVSTDTKSEEKIATKKEETPKEEVKIATTETVTTITSTGRIFASPLAKKIAKDKGIKLTAIKGSGENGRIVKKDVENYTPAAAKVEAPVAVKTEAIANFAIAGEENTSEVKNSQMRKAIAKALKNSKFDAPHFYLNIEVDMDNAMASRKIINAVPDTKVSFNDMVVKACAMALKKHPNVNTSWTDNTTLFHSHIHIGVAVAVDEGLVVPVVKHTDALSLTQIGASVRDLAGKARNKKIAPAEMQGSTFTVSNLGMFGIESFTSIINQPNSAILSVGAIVQKPVVKDGQIVVGNTMKLTLACDHRTVDGAVGAQFLQTLKTFVENPVTMLA, encoded by the coding sequence ATGGCTACAATTATAAACATGCCTCGCTTAAGCGACACAATGGAAGAAGGAGTTGTTGCTTCTTGGTTAAAAAATGTAGGCGACAGAATTGAAGAAGGAGATATTTTAGCTGAAATTGAAACAGACAAAGCTACCATGGAATTTGAATCTTTTCACGAAGGTGTTTTATTACACATCGGGGTTCAGGAAGGTGAATCGGCTCCTGTTGATACTTTATTAGCTATTATCGGTGAACAAGGCGAAGATATTACTGCTTTATTAAACGGCGGTGCTGCTGCTCCTCAAATTGAAGAAGCTCCTAAAGCTGAAACAACTTCTAACGAAGAAGTGGCTGTAAAAAGTGAAGTAGTAGCAATGCCAGCAGGCGCTATTGTAATTAACATGCCACGTTTAAGTGATACCATGGAAGAAGGAACTGTTGCTTCTTGGTTAAAAAATGTAGGTGATAAAGTTGAAGAGGGTGATATTTTAGCTGAAATTGAAACAGATAAAGCTACAATGGAATTCGAATCTTTTAACGAAGGTGTTTTATTACACATTGGTGTACAAGAAGGAGAAGCTGCTCCTGTTGATACTTTACTTGCCATTATTGGTAAAGAAGGTACAGATGTTGCTACCGTACTTGATGCATTAAATTCAGGAAATACAGTTTCTACTGATACAAAATCAGAAGAAAAAATAGCTACTAAAAAAGAAGAAACTCCTAAAGAAGAAGTTAAAATAGCTACTACTGAAACAGTAACTACAATAACTTCTACTGGAAGAATATTTGCTTCTCCATTAGCTAAAAAAATAGCAAAAGATAAAGGAATTAAATTAACAGCAATTAAAGGTTCTGGTGAAAACGGACGTATTGTTAAAAAGGATGTAGAAAACTATACTCCTGCTGCTGCAAAAGTTGAAGCGCCTGTAGCTGTTAAAACAGAAGCTATTGCTAATTTTGCAATCGCTGGTGAAGAAAACACATCAGAAGTTAAAAATTCTCAAATGCGTAAGGCAATTGCGAAAGCTTTAAAAAATTCTAAATTTGATGCGCCTCACTTCTACTTAAATATTGAAGTAGATATGGACAACGCAATGGCTTCTCGTAAAATAATTAATGCCGTTCCTGATACAAAAGTATCATTTAACGACATGGTTGTAAAAGCCTGTGCGATGGCATTAAAAAAACATCCAAACGTAAATACTAGCTGGACTGATAATACGACATTATTCCACAGTCATATTCATATTGGTGTTGCCGTGGCTGTTGATGAAGGTTTAGTAGTGCCTGTTGTAAAACATACAGATGCTTTAAGTTTAACTCAAATTGGTGCTTCGGTACGTGATTTAGCTGGTAAAGCTAGAAACAAGAAAATTGCTCCTGCTGAAATGCAAGGAAGTACTTTTACAGTTTCTAACTTAGGAATGTTTGGTATTGAAAGTTTTACTTCTATTATCAATCAGCCGAATTCTGCTATTTTATCTGTTGGTGCAATTGTACAAAAACCAGTTGTTAAAGACGGTCAAATTGTTGTTGGAAATACGATGAAATTAACTTTAGCCTGCGACCACAGAACGGTTGATGGTGCAGTTGGTGC